In the genome of Leptospiraceae bacterium, one region contains:
- a CDS encoding secondary thiamine-phosphate synthase enzyme YjbQ produces the protein MIITKTIRLKPKSYGIHIITNEVIDSAKEIAQVKKGICFLNLLHTSAAITINENASPEVRTDFKSFLQKLVPRNFPFTHSIEGDDDMPAHILSSLIGTQLQIPIENGRLVLGTWQGIYLCEFRDGTHSRNLQITIIGE, from the coding sequence ATGATTATTACAAAAACTATTCGACTGAAGCCAAAATCCTATGGTATCCACATCATCACAAACGAAGTTATAGATTCTGCAAAGGAAATCGCTCAAGTCAAAAAAGGAATTTGTTTTTTGAATTTACTCCATACTTCAGCAGCGATTACCATAAATGAAAATGCATCTCCTGAGGTAAGAACTGATTTTAAATCATTTTTGCAAAAACTTGTTCCTAGAAACTTTCCCTTTACGCACTCAATTGAAGGTGATGATGACATGCCAGCTCATATACTTTCAAGTTTGATTGGAACGCAACTTCAGATACCCATTGAAAATGGAAGATTGGTTCTGGGGACCTGGCAGGGAATTTATCTCTGTGAATTTCGGGATGGGACGCACTCGAGAAATTTACAAATTACCATCATCGGAGAATAA
- the rpsT gene encoding 30S ribosomal protein S20, translating to MANLKSSKKDIRRIERRRERNKAQKSRIKNLRKKIIKLLEEKKIEEAKIAFRDYCRYLDRAAKRNLIHWKQASRKKSRAALLINKKEKELLSAKS from the coding sequence GTGGCAAATCTTAAATCATCGAAAAAAGACATAAGAAGGATTGAAAGACGAAGAGAAAGAAACAAAGCACAAAAATCAAGAATTAAGAATTTAAGAAAAAAAATCATTAAGTTATTAGAAGAAAAAAAGATAGAAGAAGCAAAAATAGCATTTAGAGATTATTGTCGATATTTAGATCGAGCGGCAAAAAGAAACCTAATTCATTGGAAACAAGCTTCAAGAAAAAAAAGTAGAGCTGCACTACTCATAAACAAAAAAGAAAAAGAATTATTATCGGCGAAATCATAA
- the murI gene encoding glutamate racemase, producing MDSRSIGIFDSGLGGLTVLAELVHLLPHEDFVYLGDTARVPYGSRSKETIIRYSLENASFLVQQNIKLLVVACNTSSSYALPILKEKFSVPVIGVIEPAVESFFEQSPNSSVAVIGTRATIKSEAYPNLIHSIDPEIKVYGKACPLFVPLVEEGKIHDVVTKEVIKEYLQEIVDLEIEDVILGCTHYPLLKKAILEVYPHLRLIDSSKETAKFVKRTLIEHNIMSHREEYATIKIFLTDITDKVSFLEKLFLEKDGFLIVKDSHVLLRKKPEVKFPVYIQELSLERLIMS from the coding sequence ATGGATTCAAGATCGATTGGTATTTTTGACTCAGGACTAGGTGGCCTTACCGTCTTGGCAGAGTTGGTTCATCTACTACCTCACGAGGATTTCGTTTATTTAGGTGATACGGCGAGAGTCCCTTATGGTTCTCGTTCAAAAGAGACTATCATACGGTATAGTTTAGAGAATGCCTCTTTCCTCGTTCAGCAAAACATTAAACTCTTGGTTGTTGCATGCAATACTTCCTCGTCCTATGCTCTCCCGATTTTGAAAGAAAAATTTTCTGTGCCAGTTATTGGTGTGATAGAACCAGCAGTAGAGTCGTTTTTTGAACAATCTCCGAATTCTTCAGTGGCGGTGATTGGAACAAGAGCTACCATCAAATCCGAAGCTTATCCCAATCTGATTCATAGCATTGATCCAGAAATCAAGGTCTATGGCAAAGCATGTCCTTTGTTCGTTCCTCTAGTAGAAGAAGGAAAAATTCATGATGTGGTTACAAAAGAAGTCATAAAAGAATATTTGCAAGAAATTGTGGATTTAGAGATTGAAGATGTGATTTTGGGATGCACCCATTATCCTTTGTTGAAAAAAGCAATTTTGGAGGTTTATCCCCACCTTCGGTTGATTGACTCCTCAAAAGAAACCGCAAAGTTTGTAAAAAGAACTCTCATAGAACACAACATCATGAGTCATCGAGAAGAATATGCAACCATCAAAATCTTTCTTACTGATATCACTGACAAGGTGAGTTTTTTAGAAAAGTTGTTTCTCGAAAAGGATGGGTTTCTGATTGTGAAGGATTCTCACGTATTGCTAAGAAAAAAGCCGGAAGTCAAGTTTCCCGTTTACATCCAAGAACTCTCGTTAGAACGACTGATAATGTCTTAG
- a CDS encoding aspartate kinase — translation MALIVQKYGGTSVGDVDRIKNVANRIKMYYDQGHDLVVVVSAMGHTTDELIEMAKKIHPYPKAREMDVLLSTGEQVSIALLAIALDYIGVPAISFTGAQVRILTDSKHSMARIQEIDTSRLWENLRQRRVCIVAGFQGVDEDFNITTLGRGGSDLTAVALAAALKADSCEIYTDVDGVYTTDPNKVPNARKLSRISYEEMLELARLGAGVLHSRSVEVASKYNVIIHVRSSFNNNPGTLVVPEDQMMEKVVVRGVTLKTDEARVSVMDIPDRPGLAADLFNRIARADINVDMIVQSTGKDQKNTISFTVPVNSIHITKEIVESFIKEMGSGSYDIDENISIVSVVGIGMKSHSGVAARMFEAIAKRNINIEMISTSEIKISVVVKKDAGIQALQAVHDAFELDKVQ, via the coding sequence ATGGCACTCATTGTTCAAAAGTACGGTGGAACTTCTGTTGGTGATGTAGATCGAATCAAGAATGTTGCAAACCGGATCAAAATGTATTACGACCAAGGTCATGATTTAGTAGTAGTAGTTTCTGCGATGGGGCATACTACTGATGAACTCATCGAAATGGCAAAAAAGATACACCCTTACCCCAAAGCCAGAGAAATGGATGTATTACTTTCAACAGGAGAACAGGTATCGATAGCTTTACTTGCGATAGCATTAGATTACATTGGTGTACCAGCAATCAGTTTTACCGGGGCACAAGTTCGAATATTGACGGATAGCAAACATTCTATGGCAAGAATCCAAGAAATAGATACTTCAAGACTCTGGGAGAATTTACGACAACGGCGAGTTTGTATTGTGGCGGGTTTTCAGGGGGTTGACGAAGATTTCAATATCACAACGTTGGGAAGGGGTGGTTCTGATTTGACAGCTGTAGCTCTAGCTGCGGCTTTAAAAGCAGATTCCTGTGAAATCTATACAGACGTAGATGGGGTTTACACGACCGATCCCAATAAGGTTCCTAATGCAAGGAAATTATCAAGAATCAGCTACGAAGAAATGTTAGAATTAGCAAGGTTGGGTGCGGGAGTTTTGCATTCAAGAAGTGTGGAAGTGGCATCCAAGTATAACGTCATTATTCATGTTCGTTCGAGTTTTAATAACAATCCAGGAACCTTAGTTGTACCGGAGGATCAAATGATGGAAAAGGTTGTTGTTCGTGGTGTTACGTTGAAAACTGATGAAGCCCGTGTTTCTGTGATGGATATTCCTGATAGACCTGGGCTTGCAGCTGATTTGTTTAATCGCATTGCTCGTGCAGACATCAACGTTGATATGATTGTCCAAAGCACTGGGAAAGATCAAAAAAACACCATTTCATTTACCGTTCCAGTGAATTCAATCCACATAACGAAAGAGATTGTTGAGTCTTTTATTAAAGAAATGGGGAGTGGTTCTTACGATATTGATGAAAATATCTCGATTGTGTCAGTTGTAGGAATTGGGATGAAATCTCATTCAGGAGTTGCAGCGAGGATGTTCGAGGCAATTGCAAAACGGAATATCAATATTGAAATGATAAGCACTTCCGAAATCAAAATTTCGGTCGTAGTCAAAAAAGATGCAGGTATTCAAGCATTGCAGGCAGTCCATGATGCCTTTGAATTAGATAAGGTTCAATAA
- a CDS encoding superoxide dismutase — MPITLPDLPYSKKALEPHISERTLEFHHGKHHAAYVNNTNNLIQGTPLEKADLETIIKESEKDSTKVGIFNNSAQVWNHTFYWHSMKPNGGGEPPKALLDKIISDFGSFENFKNEFKQAAATQFGSGWAWLVLDPKENKLKVMKTPNAETPFTKGLKPLITIDVWEHAYYLDYQNRRPDYIDIFINHLINWEFALKNLES, encoded by the coding sequence ATGCCTATTACTTTGCCTGATTTACCTTATTCTAAAAAAGCCCTTGAGCCTCATATTTCTGAAAGAACGTTGGAGTTTCACCATGGGAAGCATCACGCTGCTTACGTAAACAACACCAATAATTTAATACAAGGAACGCCCTTGGAAAAAGCTGACTTAGAAACCATCATCAAAGAAAGTGAAAAAGATTCTACGAAAGTAGGGATTTTCAATAATTCAGCTCAAGTTTGGAATCACACATTTTATTGGCATTCCATGAAACCTAATGGAGGAGGTGAACCCCCTAAAGCTCTTCTCGATAAAATCATAAGTGATTTCGGGAGTTTTGAGAACTTCAAAAATGAATTCAAGCAAGCAGCGGCAACACAATTTGGTAGTGGCTGGGCTTGGTTAGTTCTGGATCCAAAAGAAAATAAACTCAAAGTGATGAAAACCCCTAATGCCGAAACCCCCTTCACAAAAGGCTTAAAGCCACTCATCACAATTGATGTTTGGGAACATGCATATTATTTAGACTACCAAAACCGAAGACCCGACTATATTGATATTTTTATCAATCACTTAATTAATTGGGAATTTGCTTTAAAAAATCTCGAGTCATAA
- a CDS encoding methyl-accepting chemotaxis protein, with the protein MMVTKTSLQTKLFWTFLVWFLFPFIAALGVVVLIMINFYSKDQEEANLHKMEQMNKTLLIEIEDLNMTTHDWTDFEDPVLYFNGKYDNFVDESIRIASQRINIQFFASINKDNTIKEVRMFDRNSNIIPTPPEVIEYLEKSLKDGKIKHMNQKGEFIVGYIPTNTYPIMITARPVMWFKEDYKISHGTIIFGRVLDEKFMEKKKLFLDRNIEIRSAMDLGDTGGQEIFLRDKGFFMQEGVYVIKDVYGNPIFYLSVELPKTLLRTTILVFSAIIGILFLVLVISFFFLRWEINKYMIKRLQRIAEEVEQQEKRRKERQEIQVLTEDKFDDEISLIIRSFNRLLNGIKAEEEEKLKFKRLLQDQAGALKKFIDEFTREMQEEASAIEEISATMEEFTSNLMRSFEVMKKQFDEIGLITKKSDSLNESIVATKNSLVELKTQVIKSEKDTSEVQAALDRVNDSLNNIKNSFFSIIEFVEVIKDIADRTNLLSLNASIEAARAGEYGKGFAVVAQEINKLAESSQENAKSINKIVKENNENLEKNVTNMAEMTERVEKQIEELKKILSLFNTMQDRVIGQMESVESISQTIKKVNELTREVEKLSEEQRGSLEYIIKTIGEMEKGFMNLNQQSQKLAEFIEKINEYIR; encoded by the coding sequence ATGATGGTAACAAAAACATCCTTACAAACGAAATTATTTTGGACTTTTCTGGTTTGGTTTTTATTTCCTTTTATAGCTGCTTTAGGAGTGGTTGTGCTGATTATGATTAACTTTTACAGTAAAGATCAAGAGGAAGCAAATCTCCACAAAATGGAACAAATGAACAAAACGCTATTAATAGAAATAGAAGACTTAAATATGACAACCCATGATTGGACTGACTTCGAGGATCCTGTTTTGTATTTCAATGGGAAATATGATAATTTTGTAGATGAATCCATTAGAATAGCTTCGCAAAGAATCAATATCCAATTTTTTGCATCAATCAATAAAGACAACACAATAAAAGAAGTGAGGATGTTTGATCGAAACTCAAATATCATTCCGACTCCTCCAGAGGTGATAGAATATCTTGAGAAAAGTCTGAAAGATGGAAAAATCAAACACATGAACCAAAAAGGTGAGTTTATCGTAGGATATATCCCAACAAATACCTATCCCATCATGATTACAGCAAGACCCGTGATGTGGTTCAAAGAAGATTATAAAATCAGTCATGGAACAATCATTTTTGGAAGAGTTCTTGATGAAAAGTTCATGGAAAAGAAAAAATTGTTCTTGGATAGAAACATCGAAATACGTTCTGCGATGGATCTGGGTGATACAGGAGGACAGGAAATATTTTTGAGGGATAAGGGTTTCTTTATGCAAGAGGGTGTATATGTAATCAAAGACGTGTATGGTAATCCGATTTTTTATCTATCAGTGGAGTTGCCAAAGACATTGTTGAGAACAACGATTTTGGTTTTTAGTGCTATTATTGGAATTTTGTTTTTGGTGTTGGTAATTTCGTTTTTCTTTTTGCGATGGGAGATAAATAAATACATGATCAAAAGACTTCAGAGAATCGCAGAGGAAGTAGAACAACAAGAGAAAAGAAGAAAAGAAAGACAAGAAATTCAAGTCCTTACGGAGGATAAATTCGATGACGAGATTAGTTTGATTATAAGAAGTTTCAATAGGTTGTTGAATGGAATAAAAGCTGAGGAAGAAGAGAAACTAAAGTTCAAAAGATTGTTGCAGGATCAAGCGGGCGCATTGAAGAAGTTTATAGATGAATTCACAAGGGAGATGCAGGAGGAAGCCTCAGCGATAGAAGAGATTTCGGCAACAATGGAGGAATTTACTAGCAATTTGATGAGGTCATTTGAGGTGATGAAGAAGCAGTTTGATGAGATTGGATTGATAACCAAGAAGAGTGATAGTTTGAATGAGAGTATCGTTGCAACCAAAAACTCGTTAGTAGAATTGAAGACACAGGTGATAAAGAGTGAGAAAGATACATCGGAAGTTCAGGCAGCATTGGATAGAGTGAATGATAGTTTGAATAATATAAAGAATTCGTTTTTTAGTATAATAGAATTTGTTGAAGTGATAAAGGACATAGCCGATAGAACGAATTTATTGTCATTGAATGCCTCAATTGAGGCGGCGAGAGCAGGGGAATATGGGAAGGGATTTGCGGTGGTAGCACAAGAGATCAACAAGTTGGCGGAAAGTAGTCAGGAGAATGCGAAATCCATCAACAAGATAGTGAAGGAGAATAACGAAAATTTAGAAAAGAATGTAACGAATATGGCAGAGATGACCGAAAGGGTAGAGAAACAAATAGAGGAGTTGAAGAAGATATTAAGTTTATTTAATACAATGCAGGATCGGGTGATAGGTCAGATGGAGAGTGTGGAAAGTATATCTCAGACGATAAAGAAAGTAAATGAATTAACGAGGGAGGTAGAGAAATTATCTGAAGAGCAGAGAGGGAGTTTAGAGTACATAATAAAGACGATAGGGGAGATGGAAAAGGGATTTATGAATTTGAATCAGCAAAGTCAGAAACTTGCGGAGTTTATAGAGAAGATAAACGAGTATATACGATAA
- a CDS encoding cytochrome-c peroxidase yields the protein MKTFFVLTATLIFLTHVSCKQEDQKAKELIQKANQIFKPIPEKMPGFENVTPEQIELGKKLYFDKRLSVNDQQSCNSCHVIDNNGPGVDNKPVSDGAIAGRKGDRNSPTVLNAGFHIAQFWDGRAKDLVEQAKGPILNPVEMAMPSEKEVVKKISTIAEYKEMFPKAFPNEKDPITYDNIAKAIAAFESTLITKDRFDDFLKGDTKALTAQEMKGLETFIEVGCASCHNGALVGGSMYQKMGVMNPYENTKDFGRYNVTKKEEDKYVFKVPSLRNVALTAPYFHDGSVGTLEEAVRKMAWLQLNKQLKDEEVQNIVAFLKALTDKSRSK from the coding sequence ATGAAAACTTTTTTCGTTTTAACCGCAACTCTTATTTTTCTTACTCATGTTTCTTGTAAGCAGGAAGATCAAAAAGCGAAAGAACTCATACAAAAAGCCAACCAAATTTTTAAGCCCATTCCTGAAAAAATGCCTGGTTTCGAAAACGTAACCCCTGAACAAATTGAATTAGGAAAGAAATTGTATTTTGATAAAAGACTTTCTGTTAACGATCAACAATCTTGTAATAGCTGCCATGTCATAGATAATAACGGACCTGGTGTTGATAATAAACCCGTATCAGATGGCGCCATAGCAGGAAGAAAAGGCGATCGAAACTCACCCACAGTTTTGAATGCCGGATTTCACATCGCTCAATTCTGGGATGGACGTGCGAAGGATTTGGTGGAACAAGCAAAAGGTCCTATCCTCAACCCTGTCGAAATGGCAATGCCCTCTGAAAAAGAAGTAGTAAAGAAAATCTCGACCATTGCAGAATACAAAGAAATGTTTCCCAAAGCTTTTCCAAACGAAAAAGACCCCATCACTTATGACAACATCGCGAAGGCAATTGCGGCTTTTGAGTCTACTCTCATCACCAAAGATCGCTTTGATGATTTCTTAAAAGGAGACACAAAAGCTTTAACAGCTCAGGAAATGAAAGGTTTAGAAACCTTTATAGAAGTAGGATGCGCAAGCTGTCATAATGGAGCTCTAGTTGGTGGTTCAATGTATCAAAAAATGGGGGTAATGAATCCCTACGAAAACACAAAAGACTTTGGAAGATACAACGTGACTAAGAAAGAAGAAGACAAATATGTATTCAAAGTTCCTTCATTGAGAAACGTAGCATTAACAGCTCCTTACTTCCATGATGGTTCTGTGGGAACCTTGGAAGAAGCCGTAAGAAAAATGGCATGGTTACAGCTCAACAAACAACTAAAAGACGAAGAAGTTCAGAACATCGTAGCTTTCTTAAAAGCTCTTACTGATAAATCTCGAAGCAAATGA
- a CDS encoding SpoIIE family protein phosphatase, with amino-acid sequence MKLIYNSVRTLFEKFFKEVSLKVRITLFFISAGLFFVITLIEVFYFYAKKISLQRLEIDVKNYVDIAYTQIHDTMLEVQKRNITFEEGLEKLKIYFYGPVEYAQIEFEAGEYPSKFLEVLAQLGIDLKESDLIYQKEENGKKLYIIPKHDSQLILEQKEKQNFVKVLPPLSERIYKNLQQISKEIQKDLVTQNKLRFIRDFSNSSLKMGNEGYVFVLQSYRPLWLLPNTQYPEDYTLEKIKDRFQRNFQGYFRNEQEKAEYLKIVGDTEEEQFHYIKEELKKIKEPPEPIYAIMHPYFENENLYNTKQGEVFPAREIVYRRNGYFRYVWKNPIDERLRSKLAYFRNFTFSIPDENLTLDWIVGIGAYEDESYHYLEKFRIFLYIFSLILLGVIGGFYFLFLRYTFIIPIKNIIKGIKKVNQGDYYTRIAITSKDELGYIASTLNRMLSSIRKKNKELQNYAKKLHEMVENQTKKLKDTIEEIHRLKEIQDGDYYLTYLLLKELGTFQIKEKNIQVEYLLKQKKEFSFRGKKGEIGGDLCMARTIYLKERPYLFFLNADSMGKSLQGAAGGLIIGSVLESIIDRTIHAFIFKNYSPERWLKNTYRELKHIFDSFRGSMGATMIMGLIDHLSGTIYFINAEHPYAIVYRNGKAFFIENATHLPRLGVDTPLDVSNDFTTIKIFKLKDQDTLFVGSDGKDDIKFSNGEINSEPELFLKVIEAQSGNIKKIYEHLQEQGEIVDDISILKITYYSPKKLQIEEKDKQLLIQLKKGFSKNPDSTIHKLIEFHKKYPDELTAIKLITKYYMKQRDFEKVAEYGSKYLELNPSNTIILYLVFYSLYKLKNYSQAVEFGERHYLRDPKNVNLLVQLAQCHFELNQFSRAEYLIEKAMVLDSKNPRVKAIIKKIYSR; translated from the coding sequence ATGAAACTTATTTACAATTCGGTTAGAACTTTGTTTGAAAAATTCTTCAAAGAGGTTTCATTGAAGGTTCGCATTACACTTTTTTTCATTTCAGCCGGTTTATTTTTTGTGATTACCTTAATTGAGGTTTTTTATTTTTATGCTAAAAAGATTTCTTTGCAAAGATTGGAAATTGATGTAAAAAATTACGTCGATATCGCATACACACAAATTCATGATACAATGCTTGAGGTTCAAAAAAGGAATATTACTTTTGAAGAGGGATTAGAAAAACTAAAAATATATTTTTATGGTCCTGTTGAGTACGCTCAGATTGAGTTCGAAGCAGGAGAATATCCATCGAAGTTTTTAGAGGTTTTAGCGCAGCTGGGCATTGATCTCAAAGAATCAGATTTGATTTACCAAAAAGAAGAAAATGGGAAAAAACTTTATATTATCCCAAAACATGACTCTCAGTTGATACTCGAACAAAAAGAAAAACAAAACTTTGTAAAGGTCCTTCCGCCATTATCAGAAAGAATTTATAAAAATTTACAGCAAATTTCAAAAGAAATTCAAAAAGATTTGGTGACTCAAAATAAATTGAGGTTCATTCGTGATTTCAGTAATTCTTCTCTAAAAATGGGAAATGAAGGATATGTTTTTGTCCTTCAATCTTATCGTCCTTTGTGGTTATTACCAAATACCCAATACCCTGAAGATTATACTTTGGAAAAAATCAAAGATAGATTTCAAAGAAATTTTCAAGGATATTTCAGAAATGAGCAGGAAAAAGCCGAATACCTCAAAATAGTTGGAGATACAGAAGAAGAACAATTTCATTACATTAAAGAAGAACTAAAAAAAATCAAGGAGCCTCCTGAACCTATATATGCGATAATGCATCCCTATTTCGAAAATGAGAATTTATATAATACGAAACAAGGAGAGGTTTTCCCAGCACGGGAGATCGTATATCGAAGAAATGGTTATTTTCGCTATGTATGGAAAAATCCAATTGATGAGCGTTTACGAAGCAAATTGGCGTATTTTAGAAACTTTACGTTTTCTATTCCAGATGAAAATCTAACATTGGATTGGATAGTAGGAATAGGTGCATATGAAGATGAAAGTTATCATTATTTAGAAAAATTTAGAATATTTTTATACATTTTTTCTTTGATACTTTTGGGGGTGATTGGAGGTTTTTACTTTTTATTTTTAAGGTATACATTTATAATACCCATTAAAAATATTATTAAAGGGATCAAAAAAGTCAATCAAGGTGATTATTATACAAGAATCGCAATCACAAGTAAGGATGAGTTAGGTTATATCGCATCTACTTTGAATCGTATGTTGAGTTCCATTCGGAAGAAGAATAAAGAATTACAAAATTATGCAAAAAAACTTCACGAAATGGTAGAGAACCAAACCAAAAAACTAAAAGATACTATTGAAGAAATCCATAGGCTAAAAGAAATTCAAGACGGTGATTATTATTTAACCTATCTTTTGTTGAAAGAGTTGGGAACTTTTCAAATCAAAGAAAAGAATATACAAGTAGAGTATCTTCTAAAACAAAAAAAGGAATTCAGCTTTCGAGGTAAAAAAGGAGAAATCGGTGGGGATCTTTGCATGGCTCGAACAATTTATTTGAAAGAGCGTCCTTATCTCTTTTTCTTGAATGCTGATTCAATGGGTAAATCTTTACAAGGTGCTGCTGGGGGACTGATTATAGGATCTGTTTTGGAGTCCATCATTGATAGAACTATCCATGCATTTATTTTTAAGAACTATTCTCCAGAACGATGGCTAAAAAACACCTATAGGGAGTTAAAACATATTTTTGATTCATTTCGAGGTTCAATGGGTGCTACCATGATCATGGGGTTGATTGATCATTTGTCTGGAACAATTTATTTCATAAATGCTGAGCATCCTTATGCGATAGTCTATCGAAATGGTAAAGCTTTTTTTATTGAAAATGCTACTCATTTGCCTCGATTAGGTGTTGATACACCTCTCGATGTTAGTAATGACTTTACTACCATTAAGATATTCAAATTAAAAGATCAAGATACTTTATTCGTTGGATCGGATGGAAAAGACGACATCAAATTTTCCAATGGGGAAATCAATTCAGAACCAGAATTATTTTTGAAAGTCATAGAGGCTCAATCAGGAAATATAAAGAAAATTTATGAACACCTGCAAGAACAAGGAGAAATTGTTGATGATATTTCTATCTTGAAGATCACTTATTACTCACCAAAAAAGCTCCAAATAGAAGAAAAAGATAAGCAACTTCTAATCCAACTCAAAAAAGGTTTTTCTAAGAATCCAGACTCAACGATTCATAAGTTGATTGAATTTCATAAAAAATATCCCGATGAACTAACAGCAATAAAGTTAATTACAAAATACTATATGAAGCAAAGAGATTTTGAAAAAGTAGCTGAGTATGGAAGTAAATATTTGGAATTAAATCCTTCGAACACCATCATTTTGTATTTGGTGTTTTATTCTTTGTATAAATTGAAAAACTATTCGCAAGCGGTGGAATTTGGCGAACGACATTATTTGAGAGATCCCAAAAATGTTAATCTTTTGGTTCAATTGGCTCAATGCCATTTTGAATTAAATCAGTTTTCCCGAGCGGAGTATTTGATTGAAAAGGCTATGGTATTGGACTCAAAAAATCCAAGGGTAAAAGCAATCATAAAAAAAATTTACAGTCGATGA
- a CDS encoding N-acetylmuramoyl-L-alanine amidase → MKSKLKFYFTFFLIFVFAFWLLKYLWEEKRWRYIVIHHSASDIGNLEYYKKLHQEEKGWDNIAYHFVINNGSMGTIPGQIEESELWKKRKSGYSTKNWLVNTFGISIVIVGNLEEHPPLPQQYEALLNLVFQLSKKYDIPPERIFGHREIQNTKCPGKHINMAKLRKEIEEMHKRQDNIR, encoded by the coding sequence ATGAAATCAAAGCTCAAATTCTATTTTACCTTCTTCCTGATCTTTGTTTTTGCTTTTTGGCTTTTGAAGTATCTATGGGAAGAAAAACGATGGCGATATATTGTTATTCATCATTCTGCTTCAGATATTGGAAATTTAGAATACTATAAAAAACTTCACCAAGAAGAAAAAGGTTGGGATAACATAGCATATCACTTTGTCATCAACAATGGAAGCATGGGAACTATACCAGGACAAATTGAAGAAAGTGAATTATGGAAAAAAAGAAAAAGCGGTTATTCCACGAAAAATTGGCTTGTAAATACTTTTGGAATTTCCATCGTAATTGTAGGGAACTTAGAAGAACATCCACCACTTCCACAGCAATACGAAGCTCTACTGAATTTAGTGTTTCAACTCTCAAAAAAATACGACATTCCTCCAGAGCGAATTTTTGGACATCGAGAAATCCAAAACACAAAATGTCCGGGAAAACACATCAACATGGCGAAACTTCGAAAAGAAATTGAAGAAATGCACAAACGACAAGATAACATAAGATAG
- a CDS encoding DUF190 domain-containing protein has product MHEEKELVLLRIFLTDKDKLKGKPVYNLLLENFLKEGIAGATVFHGIAGYGAKKIIHSAGILDVSDALPVVVEVCDTSESIQKALEITKKIFSEAKVGGFLTYEKAKVILFKEEA; this is encoded by the coding sequence ATGCATGAAGAAAAAGAACTAGTTCTTCTTCGAATTTTTCTAACAGACAAGGACAAACTAAAAGGCAAGCCTGTGTATAATTTACTTTTAGAAAATTTTCTAAAAGAAGGGATTGCGGGAGCTACGGTATTTCACGGAATAGCAGGGTATGGGGCAAAAAAAATCATTCACTCCGCTGGGATTTTGGATGTTTCTGATGCTTTGCCAGTAGTAGTTGAAGTCTGCGACACCTCAGAAAGCATCCAAAAAGCATTAGAAATCACAAAAAAAATTTTTTCCGAAGCGAAGGTTGGTGGGTTTTTGACATACGAAAAAGCAAAAGTGATTCTCTTCAAGGAGGAGGCATGA
- a CDS encoding CrcB family protein, with product MSFFLVFFAGGIGSLLRFLISRMSAKYLPLFPLGTILANTIGMFLIGFFSVIIIERNLIVSPYREMILVGFLGGLTTFSSFGYETFYLMNQGRWYELFLYLVGNFVVGFSLFFLGRLIAK from the coding sequence ATGAGTTTTTTTCTTGTTTTTTTTGCTGGTGGTATTGGTTCGCTTTTGCGTTTTTTAATATCCAGAATGAGCGCAAAATACCTCCCCTTGTTTCCTTTGGGAACCATTCTTGCCAACACCATAGGAATGTTTTTGATCGGTTTTTTTTCAGTCATCATTATTGAAAGAAATCTTATCGTTTCTCCCTATAGAGAAATGATTTTAGTGGGATTTTTGGGCGGACTTACTACTTTTAGTTCCTTCGGATATGAAACTTTTTACCTGATGAATCAAGGTCGTTGGTATGAACTTTTTCTTTATTTGGTTGGCAACTTTGTTGTTGGTTTTTCTCTTTTTTTCTTAGGTCGTCTGATCGCAAAATAG